The following are from one region of the Roseofilum reptotaenium CS-1145 genome:
- a CDS encoding TrmH family RNA methyltransferase produces MLTSLQNPWVKQLRKLHQAKGRKIAQLCLLEGTHLVEAACQVNAALDSAAYTPEWLQKNAQLGAQLQECCQRVEQVSTEVLKAIATTVNPDGVIATLRRDAPNPLSPRLHRLGLILETLQDPGNLGTILRTSAAVGLDAIALSQDSVDLDHPKVLRASAGAWFQVPMARQPSLPDFIAQCRQQEMQIIATTANAPQSYWDINWTQPTWVLLGNEGAGLSPELLDLADRQVSIPIAEGVESLNVAIAAALILYESQRQWTEGR; encoded by the coding sequence ATGTTAACCAGTCTTCAAAATCCTTGGGTGAAGCAATTACGAAAGTTGCATCAAGCCAAGGGGCGTAAAATCGCCCAATTATGTTTACTAGAAGGAACCCATTTGGTAGAAGCCGCTTGTCAGGTGAATGCGGCTTTAGACAGTGCAGCCTATACTCCCGAATGGTTGCAAAAAAATGCCCAGTTGGGGGCGCAATTGCAAGAGTGCTGTCAACGGGTGGAGCAGGTGAGTACTGAGGTGTTAAAGGCGATCGCCACTACGGTCAATCCTGATGGTGTAATTGCTACTCTCCGCAGAGATGCGCCCAACCCCCTATCCCCGCGACTCCATCGACTAGGACTGATCCTAGAAACGCTTCAAGATCCCGGAAATTTAGGCACAATCCTTCGCACCAGTGCCGCCGTCGGTTTAGACGCGATCGCTCTCAGCCAAGATAGTGTCGATTTAGACCATCCTAAAGTCCTACGAGCTTCTGCGGGCGCATGGTTTCAGGTTCCCATGGCAAGGCAACCGAGTTTACCCGACTTTATCGCCCAATGCCGTCAACAGGAGATGCAAATTATCGCTACGACTGCTAATGCTCCCCAATCTTACTGGGATATTAACTGGACACAACCGACTTGGGTGTTATTGGGCAATGAAGGAGCAGGATTATCGCCAGAATTGCTCGACTTAGCCGATCGCCAGGTGAGCATTCCTATTGCTGAGGGAGTAGAATCTCTGAATGTGGCGATCGCCGCTGCTCTTATTCTCTACGAAAGCCAAAGACAATGGACGGAGGGGAGATAG
- a CDS encoding serine/threonine-protein kinase gives MPRPTYVMRYCLNPDCKQPKNSDSNTFCQSCRSALLLKDRYKALKCIGQGGFGRTFLGIDLDKPSQPYCVIKQFFPQAQGTNNVQKATQLFEQEAVRLDDLGQHAQIPALYAHFTQDSRQYLVQEFIDGQNLSQVLEQTGRFNENQIRDLLYNLLPVLDFIHHHHIIHRDIKPENILLRENGQLVLVDFGAAKYATSTALLKTGTTIGTPEYLAPEQGRGRAVFSSDLYSLGVTCLHMLTGKSPFELFDIHEDTWIWRQNLGDNPISEPLAQIIDRLIADAINHRYHSAQEVLKDLQGLPSLDRRVNQPTATIKPVVSPLASQSPSLPSSDRWQCVHTLSGHTQWVGAVAIHPNSRVIASGSEDQTVRFWDGVTGEHEGTLRRHALYVNAVAFSPNGRFLASGGDDRAIYVWDLQQGEWGPQLGESHAGDQRSYGDAINAIAWNPQGTLLASASKDRTVKVWQLDPTDSRYGEVIYTLSGHLASVRAVSFSPNGQIIASGSDDNSIKLWHVGREVEFATLGDLASRLKIVNALAFSPDGNILASGGWDNLVKLWDFETGKTVQIFEGHQDYVRSLAFSPDGQFLVSGSDDRTLKIWQVQTATLLTTLDGHQNSVNSVAWSANGQFIVSASADKTLKVWQGEPHQPKIQDRTVQQMTRSTPVTSRQPKRPVYRPSVHQPWLD, from the coding sequence ATGCCCCGCCCAACCTATGTTATGAGATATTGCCTCAACCCGGACTGCAAGCAACCTAAAAATTCTGACAGCAATACATTTTGTCAAAGCTGTCGAAGTGCCCTGTTGCTCAAAGACCGGTATAAAGCGCTCAAATGTATTGGTCAAGGGGGATTTGGGCGCACATTTTTGGGGATCGATCTCGATAAGCCTTCCCAACCCTATTGTGTCATCAAGCAGTTTTTTCCCCAAGCCCAGGGAACCAACAATGTGCAAAAGGCAACCCAATTGTTTGAACAAGAGGCAGTACGACTAGACGATCTGGGACAACATGCTCAAATTCCGGCTCTCTATGCCCACTTTACCCAAGATTCTCGCCAATATCTGGTACAAGAATTCATTGATGGACAAAACTTAAGCCAAGTTCTAGAACAAACGGGACGATTTAATGAGAACCAAATCCGCGATTTACTCTATAATCTTCTGCCGGTTTTAGACTTTATCCATCATCACCATATCATTCATCGAGATATTAAACCAGAAAATATTCTTTTGCGTGAAAATGGACAATTGGTTTTAGTGGATTTTGGTGCGGCGAAATATGCCACATCAACCGCTTTGTTGAAAACAGGAACAACGATTGGCACGCCGGAATATTTAGCGCCAGAACAAGGACGGGGACGGGCCGTTTTTTCCAGCGATTTGTATAGTTTAGGGGTGACTTGTCTGCATATGCTGACTGGAAAGTCACCGTTTGAGCTATTTGATATTCATGAAGATACTTGGATTTGGCGGCAGAATTTGGGCGATAATCCGATTAGTGAACCCCTAGCACAAATTATCGATCGCCTCATCGCCGATGCCATTAATCATCGCTATCATTCTGCCCAAGAGGTTCTCAAGGATTTGCAAGGTTTACCGAGTCTGGATCGTCGGGTTAATCAGCCCACAGCAACGATAAAACCAGTGGTTTCACCCTTAGCGTCTCAGTCCCCTTCCCTTCCTTCATCGGATCGCTGGCAGTGCGTCCATACTCTCAGTGGTCATACGCAATGGGTGGGGGCGGTGGCGATACATCCGAATTCTAGGGTGATTGCCAGTGGCTCAGAAGACCAAACTGTCCGCTTCTGGGATGGGGTGACGGGAGAGCATGAGGGAACCCTTCGCCGTCATGCTTTATACGTGAATGCAGTGGCGTTCAGTCCCAATGGTCGGTTTTTAGCCAGTGGGGGAGACGATCGCGCCATCTATGTGTGGGATTTACAACAAGGGGAATGGGGGCCGCAGTTGGGAGAGAGTCATGCAGGGGATCAGAGAAGTTATGGAGATGCAATTAATGCGATCGCCTGGAATCCTCAAGGAACGCTCTTGGCAAGTGCCAGTAAGGACCGCACCGTAAAGGTTTGGCAGCTTGACCCCACCGATTCCCGCTACGGAGAAGTAATCTATACTCTCAGTGGACATTTAGCCTCCGTGCGAGCGGTGAGTTTTAGCCCCAATGGGCAAATTATTGCCAGTGGCAGTGATGATAATAGTATTAAACTGTGGCATGTTGGGCGGGAAGTCGAGTTTGCAACTCTTGGAGATTTGGCTTCCCGCTTAAAGATTGTCAACGCCTTAGCCTTTAGTCCTGATGGAAATATTCTTGCCAGTGGAGGTTGGGATAACTTGGTGAAACTGTGGGATTTTGAGACGGGGAAAACGGTACAGATATTTGAGGGACATCAGGATTATGTGCGATCGCTTGCTTTTAGTCCCGATGGTCAATTTTTAGTCAGTGGTAGCGACGATCGCACCCTAAAAATTTGGCAAGTACAAACAGCTACCTTATTAACTACCCTAGATGGTCATCAAAATTCCGTCAATAGCGTTGCTTGGAGTGCCAATGGTCAATTTATTGTCAGCGCAAGTGCGGATAAAACCCTGAAGGTTTGGCAAGGAGAACCCCATCAACCCAAAATTCAAGATCGAACCGTGCAACAGATGACTCGCTCTACTCCCGTTACTTCTCGCCAACCCAAACGCCCCGTATATCGCCCTTCAGTCCATCAACCTTGGCTGGACTGA
- the codA gene encoding cytosine deaminase, giving the protein MYDVVIKGGRFPDGDRLDLAISGSHIAAIAPEINAPSQQELWVKDKLISPPFVESHIHLDSALTAGDPRWNESGTLFEGIAIWGDRKQSLSYAEVQERALKALKQQAAQGVLWVRTHADVSEPNLIALKALLDLREQVKDWLTLQVVAFPQDGIYGQPQNEQLLETALQLGADAVGGIPHYEFTREDGVKSVHRIFELAQQYHKLIDIHCDEIDDDQARFLEVVAACAIRSGLGSQVTASHTTAFGSYNNAYAFKLMGLLKRAKINFIANPLINITLQGRTDTYPKRRGVTRVKELWQNGLNVSLGHDCIQDPWYSLGTGNMLEVAHMAVHVCQMTGIPEINACYDMVTTGGAKTLNGSDGYGLEVGKPANIIILDADSPYDAIRRRATVEVVIAQGKIRVRTDAPQVHWQT; this is encoded by the coding sequence ATGTATGATGTAGTAATTAAAGGGGGGCGTTTTCCAGACGGCGATCGCCTGGATCTGGCGATTTCCGGCAGTCACATTGCCGCTATTGCCCCAGAAATCAATGCTCCCAGTCAACAGGAATTATGGGTAAAGGATAAGTTAATCAGTCCTCCGTTTGTGGAGTCCCATATTCATCTCGATTCTGCTCTGACTGCGGGAGATCCCCGCTGGAATGAGAGCGGAACCCTGTTTGAAGGGATTGCCATTTGGGGCGATCGCAAGCAATCCTTAAGTTACGCAGAAGTTCAAGAAAGAGCATTAAAAGCGCTCAAGCAGCAAGCCGCACAAGGAGTCCTTTGGGTACGCACCCATGCCGATGTGAGCGAACCGAACTTGATTGCCTTAAAAGCCTTATTGGACTTGCGAGAGCAGGTAAAAGACTGGCTAACGCTGCAAGTCGTCGCCTTTCCCCAAGATGGCATTTATGGACAACCCCAAAACGAACAGCTTTTAGAAACTGCACTGCAATTGGGTGCAGATGCGGTTGGGGGAATTCCTCATTATGAATTTACCCGTGAAGATGGGGTAAAATCCGTTCATCGCATCTTTGAACTGGCGCAACAGTACCATAAACTAATTGATATTCACTGCGATGAAATTGATGACGATCAAGCCCGATTTTTAGAAGTGGTGGCTGCCTGTGCGATTCGTAGTGGACTCGGTTCCCAAGTAACGGCGAGTCATACGACGGCTTTCGGCTCCTATAATAATGCCTATGCCTTTAAGCTGATGGGGTTACTGAAACGGGCGAAGATTAACTTTATTGCCAATCCTTTAATTAACATTACCCTGCAAGGACGCACCGATACTTATCCCAAACGGCGCGGTGTTACCCGTGTCAAAGAGTTATGGCAAAATGGCTTAAATGTATCCCTCGGTCATGATTGTATCCAAGACCCTTGGTATAGTTTGGGAACGGGCAATATGTTAGAAGTTGCTCATATGGCGGTTCATGTCTGTCAGATGACGGGGATACCAGAAATTAATGCTTGCTACGATATGGTGACTACAGGGGGGGCAAAAACTTTAAATGGATCTGATGGGTATGGCTTAGAAGTGGGTAAGCCGGCGAATATCATTATTCTGGATGCTGATAGTCCCTATGATGCCATTCGCCGACGGGCAACGGTGGAGGTTGTCATTGCTCAAGGTAAAATTCGGGTACGAACAGATGCGCCCCAGGTCCATTGGCAGACTTAA
- a CDS encoding Uma2 family endonuclease, whose amino-acid sequence MTDVVTENLSLEKFLELPNLEHSPPWEYVAGNALQKPMPKFRHAILQKRLLAAIDQASDRYLTLPELRCTFASRSIVPDIVVLSWDKIQLNNEGEPEDNFTQAPDWCIEILSPDQSTNRVIDNILHCLHHGSQLGWLVDPNDYSILILTPQQEIQVCRGHDSLHVLSDIDLQLTAQDVFSWLKLGQKE is encoded by the coding sequence ATGACTGATGTCGTCACCGAAAACTTAAGCCTAGAAAAATTTCTCGAACTCCCCAACCTCGAACACTCGCCCCCTTGGGAATACGTTGCGGGGAATGCCCTTCAGAAACCCATGCCTAAATTTCGCCATGCTATTTTACAGAAGCGACTGTTAGCTGCAATAGACCAGGCAAGCGATCGCTATCTCACTCTACCAGAACTGCGCTGTACATTTGCCAGTCGTTCCATTGTTCCCGATATTGTTGTCCTATCCTGGGATAAAATTCAGCTTAATAACGAGGGTGAACCGGAAGATAACTTCACCCAAGCACCAGATTGGTGTATTGAAATCCTTTCCCCCGATCAAAGTACCAATCGAGTCATTGATAATATTCTCCATTGTCTCCATCATGGCAGCCAATTGGGGTGGTTAGTTGACCCGAATGATTATTCGATCCTGATTTTAACCCCTCAACAAGAAATCCAAGTGTGTCGAGGGCATGATAGCCTGCACGTGTTATCCGATATAGACTTACAACTGACAGCACAGGACGTTTTTAGCTGGCTAAAGTTAGGTCAAAAAGAGTGA